The DNA sequence aatacaattttttttaaaaaaaggtacaatgtagagaatatagtaacataactaaatcctattttattttgaaaaataaattaaataaatcaagatttccttattatactagtttgtgggtggccacaatgtggctgcatagatttattgtttggaaataggccacttatagtgggacggcccaaaatggAATATAGGCCACttttagagcatctccaatgcattggtgcttagggggtgtcttagaaggtggtccccacctaagacacacccctctccaatgcattgtgtcttagatgggtgcttagatcctcatttccacaaaattcatatttctacacttttatttttaaaattcatatttattaaaattaaaattatacattacaataatttaaagatataatttaaatacaataaaaaaatataaaaaattacaataatttcctATGGCTTaatcggaccaaaacgagaccaaatgtgctccttcaagTCCAAAGTGAGGTGAGCATGCATCTCCTCGTCTCGCATGGATGCTTGTCGTGCAACAAATGCACGAAAATCTGACGAAGCACCGGCACAAGGTTGAGATGCGGCCCTACTCGAAGCTtcgtcggcgtcttcttcccacTATGTTGCGTGCTCGCCTTCATCTtcgatgatcatgttgtgcaaaatgatgcacGTGAACATGATGTCGCTCATCTCCTCCTTGCTCCAAAGACGCGATGGGCCTTTGACGATtgcccaacgagcttgaaggacGCCGAAGGCTCGTTCAATATCCTTGCGAGCCGCTTCCTGCATCACTTTGAACCTCTTCCCCTTGGGATCCATCGGATGTGTAGGACTCTTCACGAATACAGGCCAATTGGGATAGATGCCGTTAGTCAAGTAGTACCCACTTGTGTAGTAGGTATTGTTGACTTGATATGTGACCGGCACCCCCATTCCTTGCAGCCAATCATTGAAAAACGTCgagttgttgagcacgttgatgtcgttgttcgaaccaggaGTCCCAAAAAAAGCATGCCAGATCCATAGATCTTGCGATGCGACGGTTTCGAGGATGATGATCGGTTATCCCTAATCGCCGCGAGTGTATGCGTCTTGCCATGCCGTTTGACAATTCTTCCACGGCCAATGCATGCAATCGAGGCTCCCTAGCATTCCCGGGAAGCCGTGCTTCGCCTCGTGCATTGCTAGAAGCTGTTGGCAATCGGCGGAAGTCGGCCTCCTCAAGTATTCTGCGCTGAAGAGATGAATAATGGCTCGACAGAATCTGCGTAAGCACTCCAACGAGGTGGACTCTGCAATCCGGAGATATTCGTCGTACTGGTCCGCTGCCCCACCATTAGCTAGCATACGAATAACAACCGTGCATTTTTGCAACGGCGTGAAGCCGGGTCTCCCAAGTGCATCCGTGCGTTGTTGGAAGTATGGATCGGATGCGACGACATTAACGATACACAAAAACAACGCACGACGCATGCGAAATCGGCGGCGGAAGACGTTGTCGAGGTAGACCGGATTTTCAGCAAAGTAATTCGTGTGCAAACGTAGAGCGCCGGCTTCACGATCCCGATGAATGTAGGCCTTCTTTGCCACTTTTCGTCGCCGCCGACGAGGATGCGCATCCGGATCACCAATAGCTTGAACAATTTGATTAAATTCTTGCACAAGATTGGAAAATTCATGAGCACGTCGCTCGTCCTCGTGGCTTGATGAAGAGGAAGACATTTCTTATAGAGAATGTTTGATGTGGAGATGATTTGTAGGTAATAAAATGATTGGAATTAGGTTGGGATATATATAGGtaaagtgaaaaaaatatatatataaaaatctcAAACTACCGTTGGAAGCCAACGgtcgaatttaaaaaaaaatcaaaacggtaatattttaaaaaattgaatttcgatttttttttaaatggggcGCGCCAGCCATTTCGCTCCTTCGCCCCGGGTCTCCACTTCGACTTAGCTTCGAATCAGGGTGCCACTCCAGCGCGGCCACCACCTTGGCGACCCGGATGGCCCCCCGCGGTGGAGATGCtcttagtgggacggaggaagtactctcatttttccacgaatcttgagtcacttcttttcggcagagaaattaaggagttgaaaattagtgttttaagtgtgtaagtaataaagtagaaaattGATTAggtaagtgtgtaggtaataaagtagaaaagtgataaagtagaaaaatacatatttagtaagataagtttaattagaaCCTCTTATTTTTTTCCCTAATTCTTATTATATTgagaattgactcaagattcgtgggatggagaAAGTACTATAATGTAAAGTTTTATAAAAGTTGATTGGATATGCCTTTGCATCGGAAATTgtgttttatatttatttttatatatatatatatatacatatatatatatatatatatatatatagggtgcggttatagtgagaactacaattatcgtgagaacataagaaccaataaaattactgcatctgctatacaaattaatgcatccgcaattaaattaaatgcatccgaaaaaaataatttttttgctcccttcaggattcgaacccagcacctgcatccatccaccaagatgatgcatccaccgtagatcttgatgatcgaatggcttaaaatggttctccgttcttattttattagtggttcttatttgaacctctccctatatatatatatataaatttgatataaatttaattatcatatttataaaaataatgagaacatataattttaactaaatatattttagctaaatatagaaaaaaataaaaataatagacaaattcacaataataaagtttaatattaagaaaagccaaaaaaaattaaaaattaaaattaaaaaatagattaattaaaaaaatgagagataattttgttaagttattaatcgaatttcacaattttataaaataaaaaaagaagaaaaataatataatttacaaataagggttaagtaccaaataccctcccaacgttggggcccctatcgcgtataggaccctatagtcagagtaggcgctgtttactacctcaacgtggctaaacctaagcaaatccccccctgCTTTTTAACATCGTTAAGTCaccgttaaaaaaattatttttttaaaatttttaattaagatggcctctctctctctctccccctcccCCATCGAGCATCCTTTCCCGGCGAGAGAACATCGCCCCTCCGCCGTGGTCTCCACCTTCCTAGACGACGCAAACCCCGTGGAGCCCGCCGCAGCCGGTCCGGCCTCCCCAACAACACGTAGCCCCGCACCCTAACTGGGGCCAACTCTAGCGATCTCCACCACTCCATTTTTATCACTAACATGCGCCATCTCCACCACTCCATCACCGCCATGGCCCTTTCCTCCTCCCTCAGAAAAACCCCAATTCCAAAAACCCCCGCCCCCAACCACCCGAATTCCCCAAACTGCCCCTCCCTCTGCCGCCACTCGCCCTCCGCCACTCTCGACCTCCTCATCTTCATCCTCGTCCCCTTCTCTTGCGCCTTCCTCATCGTCTCCTGCTTCTCCTATCTCTTCCAGTCGCTCTCTCTCATCCTGCCCCATTTTTTCCACCGTAGCCGCGCATTTCCACCGCCATTTCGCCTCCAATCCTCAGTCGCAGCTGATCTTCTTCACACTGTTCGCGATCTCCTTCATCGGCTTTGTAATCTTCTTCGAGATCTGCTGCGGGCACAGATCGAGGAGGTGCGAGAGGAAAGGGTGTAGGGGGCTGAAGAAGGCGATGGAGTTCGATTTGCAGCTGCAGGGAGAGGAGCTGTTGCGCTCCGGCGACGGGAATAAGGCGGTGAGAGATGTGAATGAGCTGCCGTGGAAAGGAGGCGGCGGGCTCCACGGGGTTAGCGTCGTCTAGAAAGGTGGAGACCACGGCGGAGGGGCGATGTTCTCTCGCCGGGAAAGGATGCTCGATGGgggagggggagagagagagagaggccatcttaattaaaaattttaaaaaaataatttttttaacggtGACTTAACGATGTTAAAAAGcaggggggatttgcttaggtttagccacgttgaggtagtaaacagcgcctaccctgactatagggtcctatacgcgtaggggccccaacgttgggggggtatttggtacttaaccctacaaataaatactccctctgtcccggcttttggtatccagttgagaacggcacgggttttaataaagtaattgatgtattgtgagtagaataagggtcccacattttatgtgagagttaaaataattaaagtggagtaagggccccacctgcttttactaaaaatagaaatggataccaaaatatgggacggccaaaaaaggaaagttggatactaaaagctgagacggagggagtattcaaTTTTATTGTACTCatacaattataacttaatttAAAGGTGTGGATCATATTGAAACGGCAAACCACCTTTTCCTGCAATGCTTGAAGGTTGAAGAGGTGTGGAACGCACTGCAAAGCTGGCTCGAGATTAGCATTGTTAGACCATATTCGGTGGAATCTCACTTCTCCATGCTTGCGAACCCTGGGACAGGTAAGAGAAGTGGGAATCTTGTGAAGGCAATTTGGGTCTGCACTATTTGGACGATTTGGAAGAAACGAAATGAATGTAGATTCGAAGGAAAGACATGAGAGACAAATAGTATAGTTATGGAGATTAAGGTTCGGATGTGGTGTTGGAATAAAGCTTTTGATATCCTAAACAAGGAGATGTTATCTTCTTGGTGCCAAGGTGATTTGATCACCTTGTGATGTAATATGTACTTTGATGGTATCTTTGGTACCAATTTATGAatctttttctgataaaaattgcaattttcacctgaactttcaaattagccaaaatatacctgaacttatattttttgttgtaaatttcacctgaacttgcaatgattgaactccgtcgaggtgaaatttacaacaaaaaatataagttcaggtatattttgaccaatttgaaagttcaggtgaaaattgcaacttttatcaaagttcgtgtattttttgactataatcccaaaaaaatatataacttaatttaaaaattgatttgaaattgctTTTAAATTTGAAAGTTGCCCTTTTAATAgattatataatatagatatgAAATTGAAGCATGGGATGAAATGGGAGAACTAGTTCAAACTTCAATCTTGAAAATCTCGAAGGATTACTCTCACTAATAACCATTTGACTCTCTAGATTACAAATTATTTCCATTTCTCATGAATATTTACGAAATCTCAAATTTCTGAAATAGAAATACGTCTACACTATAATTTGAGATGCAGTTCAATGTATTCGATATCATGAATCTCATAATCGTACATTAATGCTACAACACAAACATAATACATAAGGTAACaccattaataattaatataactCAATGAAATATGTCGAGTCAATAAATAAGACTAAAAGTTGGACACTCAAGGGCAATTACCAAATACCAATTGTCCAAcactatatttatttatttatttaattagcaCGCCCTATAGTAACATATTCTAAATATACTTGATATGAATTGCAACAAAATGGATCTTCTTAAAATTGCCAGTTGCCATAAAATTAG is a window from the Salvia miltiorrhiza cultivar Shanhuang (shh) unplaced genomic scaffold, IMPLAD_Smil_shh fragScaff_scaffold_132_2, whole genome shotgun sequence genome containing:
- the LOC131002396 gene encoding uncharacterized protein LOC131002396, translated to MSSSSSSHEDERRAHEFSNLVQEFNQIVQAIGDPDAHPRRRRRKVAKKAYIHRDREAGALRLHTNYFAENPVYLDNVFRRRFRMRRALFLCIVNVVASDPYFQQRTDALGRPGFTPLQKCTVVIRMLANGGAADQYDEYLRIAESTSLECLRRFCRAIIHLFSAEYLRRPTSADCQQLLAMHEAKHGFPGMLGSLDCMHWPWKNCQTAWQDAYTRGD